One genomic region from Vibrio sp. STUT-A11 encodes:
- the cydB gene encoding cytochrome d ubiquinol oxidase subunit II codes for MYFDLSVIWFAIVVFATLMYIVMDGFDLGIGILMPFVKNDKQKDVMVNTVAPVWDGNETWIVLGGAALYGAFPLAYAVIIEALTIPLTLMLVALIFRGVAFEFRFKALQNHQQFWDRSFMVGSIFTTFFQGVVVGSVIQGFEVENRLFVGGQLDWVAPFPIFCGFALIATYALLGSTWLIMKTEGELQQTMFRFTNKTLAAMVASLVIVSAWTPLAFPSIAQRWFSTPNLYYLIPVPVITALVCLKIIDSVKHHKERSPFIMALIIVILGFAGLGISIWPNIIPPHISIWDAAAPEISQSFMLFGAVMILPVILAYTFWSYYVFSGKVKEGEAYH; via the coding sequence ATGTATTTTGATTTATCCGTGATTTGGTTCGCAATCGTCGTATTTGCGACACTCATGTACATCGTGATGGACGGCTTTGACCTGGGAATCGGCATCCTGATGCCATTTGTTAAGAACGACAAACAGAAAGATGTCATGGTCAATACCGTTGCCCCTGTTTGGGATGGCAACGAAACCTGGATTGTACTGGGTGGCGCAGCACTATATGGCGCATTTCCACTTGCGTACGCCGTTATTATTGAAGCACTAACCATTCCATTAACCCTAATGTTGGTCGCGTTAATCTTTCGTGGTGTCGCGTTTGAATTTCGTTTTAAAGCACTACAAAACCACCAGCAATTTTGGGATCGTTCATTTATGGTCGGTTCGATATTCACCACGTTTTTTCAGGGTGTCGTCGTGGGTTCTGTCATTCAGGGATTTGAGGTAGAAAACCGCCTGTTTGTCGGAGGGCAACTAGATTGGGTTGCACCATTTCCTATTTTCTGTGGTTTTGCACTTATTGCAACTTACGCCCTTTTAGGCAGTACGTGGCTAATTATGAAAACGGAAGGTGAACTGCAACAGACCATGTTCCGTTTTACCAACAAAACGCTGGCAGCGATGGTCGCTTCCTTGGTCATTGTTAGTGCCTGGACTCCGCTGGCATTTCCATCGATTGCTCAACGCTGGTTTTCAACACCTAACTTGTACTACTTGATTCCGGTGCCTGTGATTACAGCACTTGTATGTTTAAAAATCATCGACTCTGTCAAGCATCACAAAGAACGCAGCCCGTTTATTATGGCGTTAATCATTGTCATTCTTGGCTTTGCCGGACTTGGTATTAGCATCTGGCCAAACATCATCCCACCTCATATCTCAATATGGGATGCTGCAGCACCAGAAATCAGTCAGAGCTTCATGTTGTTTGGCGCGGTTATGATTTTACCCGTGATCCTGGCCTACACATTCTGGAGCTATTACGTATTTTCCGGAAAAGTGAAAGAAGGCGAAGCCTACCATTAA
- a CDS encoding DUF1360 domain-containing protein gives MIELFNTPQAASLWICFAIAVAASSISITMTQTELFVPLQNIASKCGHMISYLFKCFYCMKHWVAILGVAIYQPRIIISDYILADWTVSLFFTITLSSLVSGLIFKVFVNAMNKKLKEKEVQDVLHK, from the coding sequence ATGATCGAGTTATTTAATACACCGCAGGCAGCAAGCCTATGGATTTGTTTTGCTATTGCTGTCGCTGCGTCAAGCATCTCAATCACCATGACTCAAACCGAGTTATTTGTACCACTTCAGAATATTGCGAGTAAGTGCGGCCATATGATCAGTTACCTGTTCAAATGCTTTTATTGCATGAAGCATTGGGTGGCAATTCTTGGTGTTGCAATTTACCAACCTAGAATCATCATCAGTGACTATATTCTTGCCGACTGGACGGTTTCACTCTTTTTTACTATTACATTGAGTAGCTTAGTCAGCGGTTTAATTTTTAAAGTCTTTGTTAATGCGATGAATAAAAAGCTGAAGGAAAAAGAAGTTCAGGACGTTCTTCATAAGTAA
- a CDS encoding Gfo/Idh/MocA family oxidoreductase has product MRIGLVGYGVGGQYFHAPFIEASEELELTGIVARSESKRVQIEKDFPGMPVFDSLTSMIKSGTVDAVTITTPPETRRDLVLEAIEAGVHVVADKPFAPSAQVAQGLIDAANDKGVLLCAFHNRRFDTDVRTLRKVMDEGHLGRIWRMHSRLDCDEPATLEVGPTGGLLRDLGSHVVDQAIYLLGPVTSIHAHLDEVELPEGPTNASFALTLKHKNGATSFLSASKLNRVQMKEFLVYAEKGSFQSQMSDVQAQAIFDGKRPVNDPQNWGYEVETRWPLLRNQSGEYAIASEQGAYFEYYNQFAKAVTEGKEPPVLSDEVLQVLKILDAAVVSARENRVVDIH; this is encoded by the coding sequence ATGCGCATTGGACTTGTTGGTTACGGTGTTGGTGGTCAGTATTTTCACGCACCTTTTATTGAAGCATCAGAAGAGCTAGAACTGACAGGCATTGTTGCCCGGTCTGAATCTAAGCGGGTGCAAATAGAAAAAGATTTCCCCGGGATGCCAGTCTTCGACAGCTTAACCAGTATGATTAAATCAGGTACTGTGGATGCTGTTACTATTACGACGCCTCCTGAAACGCGTAGAGATCTCGTATTAGAAGCGATTGAGGCTGGTGTGCATGTTGTTGCCGATAAGCCGTTCGCGCCTAGTGCTCAAGTTGCTCAAGGGTTGATTGATGCAGCAAACGACAAAGGCGTTCTTTTGTGTGCTTTTCATAATCGTCGATTTGATACCGATGTACGAACCTTACGCAAAGTGATGGACGAGGGACATTTAGGTCGTATATGGCGAATGCATTCTCGTTTAGATTGTGATGAGCCAGCTACGCTTGAAGTCGGTCCAACTGGAGGTTTATTACGTGATCTAGGTAGTCATGTCGTAGACCAGGCGATTTATCTGCTTGGCCCAGTTACTTCCATCCATGCACATCTAGATGAAGTTGAACTTCCTGAGGGTCCTACCAACGCGAGCTTTGCCCTGACGTTGAAGCATAAAAATGGAGCGACATCGTTCTTATCAGCCAGTAAGTTGAATCGTGTTCAGATGAAAGAGTTCCTTGTTTATGCAGAGAAGGGGAGTTTTCAATCTCAAATGTCTGATGTTCAGGCTCAGGCCATATTTGATGGTAAACGTCCGGTCAATGACCCTCAAAATTGGGGGTACGAAGTTGAAACACGCTGGCCATTACTGCGTAATCAGAGTGGCGAATACGCTATTGCTTCAGAGCAAGGCGCTTATTTTGAGTACTATAACCAATTCGCCAAAGCGGTTACTGAAGGCAAAGAGCCGCCAGTGTTGTCCGACGAAGTCCTGCAGGTGCTAAAAATTCTTGATGCTGCCGTCGTGAGTGCCAGAGAAAACAGAGTAGTAGATATTCATTAA
- the melB gene encoding melibiose:sodium transporter MelB: protein MSDKITLQTKASYGLGALGKDFACAPIYIFLMFYFTDVAGLSAAFVGTIFLAARIVDAVTDPMMGVIVDNTRSRFGKFRPWIVIGTLLNAVVLVGLFSTHMFEGTALYIYAAAAYILWGLTYTIMDIPYWSMIPALSSSREEREKLVVWPRLFASLAWFITGTYGLHIVGELGNGNQGDGFFNVAMLIAVLFVMSAFLIARNVKEKAVPTNAKTAEKFNFKDVLGIIGKNDQLKALIGTVLSFQIANLLVGGFAIYYFSYALGDAELFPVYMMVAGAAEVAGVFLFPRIAAALPRKNLWLIACGFPVLSCLLLLVMGFIAPANALMIGMAGAAIKFGVGIANALQTVMLADVVDYGEYKTGRRSESVIFSVQTMLVKFAGAAGGFIVGVGLSVVGYVPNVEQSESTIMGLEFMMIGLPAIMMIISGIIYRRYYLLHDGFNKEELKSNEQVEPVSVEA from the coding sequence ATGTCTGATAAAATTACTCTACAAACCAAGGCTTCATACGGTCTTGGTGCACTTGGTAAAGACTTTGCCTGTGCTCCTATCTATATCTTCTTAATGTTTTATTTTACTGATGTGGCAGGTTTGTCTGCAGCATTTGTTGGTACCATCTTTCTGGCGGCTCGTATCGTAGATGCAGTCACCGACCCTATGATGGGGGTGATCGTAGATAACACGCGATCACGATTTGGTAAATTCCGCCCATGGATTGTGATTGGTACGCTATTAAACGCAGTGGTATTGGTTGGTCTATTTAGTACTCATATGTTCGAAGGTACCGCTCTCTACATCTATGCGGCGGCGGCCTACATCTTATGGGGACTGACTTATACCATCATGGATATTCCATACTGGTCAATGATTCCAGCGTTATCTAGCTCTCGCGAGGAACGTGAGAAGTTAGTCGTTTGGCCTCGTCTGTTCGCTAGCCTTGCATGGTTCATCACGGGTACTTATGGCTTACATATTGTGGGTGAGTTAGGTAACGGTAACCAAGGTGATGGTTTCTTTAACGTGGCAATGCTGATTGCGGTACTGTTTGTTATGAGTGCATTCCTGATTGCACGTAACGTAAAAGAGAAGGCTGTACCTACAAATGCAAAAACTGCAGAAAAATTTAACTTCAAAGATGTGCTGGGAATTATCGGTAAGAATGACCAGCTAAAAGCACTGATTGGTACGGTTCTTTCATTCCAAATTGCAAACCTTTTGGTTGGTGGTTTTGCGATTTACTACTTTTCTTACGCATTAGGTGATGCGGAATTATTCCCTGTATACATGATGGTTGCAGGCGCTGCAGAAGTGGCAGGTGTCTTCTTATTCCCTCGTATAGCGGCAGCACTTCCACGTAAAAACCTATGGCTAATTGCTTGTGGTTTCCCTGTTCTTTCTTGTCTGCTGCTGCTCGTTATGGGTTTCATTGCTCCGGCAAATGCGCTAATGATTGGTATGGCAGGTGCTGCAATTAAGTTTGGTGTGGGCATTGCAAACGCACTGCAAACGGTAATGTTGGCTGACGTCGTTGACTATGGTGAGTACAAAACAGGTCGTCGTAGTGAAAGTGTTATTTTCTCAGTACAAACCATGCTTGTAAAATTCGCTGGTGCAGCTGGTGGCTTCATTGTTGGTGTAGGTCTGTCGGTTGTTGGTTACGTACCAAACGTGGAGCAATCAGAAAGCACGATTATGGGGCTTGAGTTTATGATGATTGGTTTGCCTGCAATCATGATGATTATCAGCGGTATTATTTACCGACGCTACTACCTCTTACACGACGGTTTCAATAAAGAAGAACTCAAGTCAAATGAACAAGTTGAACCTGTTTCAGTAGAAGCTTAG
- a CDS encoding DUF2474 domain-containing protein has protein sequence MNIKRGIEQWAWMIGIWAASVVALGAVSMGFRLLMTAAGLKS, from the coding sequence ATGAATATTAAACGCGGAATTGAACAATGGGCCTGGATGATTGGGATTTGGGCAGCAAGTGTTGTGGCACTTGGGGCTGTATCAATGGGATTTCGCTTATTAATGACAGCGGCAGGACTTAAATCTTAA
- a CDS encoding Rrf2 family transcriptional regulator, with protein MNLDSRLSRVLHILLHLVNEDKPMSSQHFATMLGTQSAVIRRTMTGLNKAGYIRSTKGKNGGWSISCNLESVTLLDIYQALGEPKVFSIGFDNHNPNCIVEKSVNTTLNEALKEAEELLLKRLSQVTLASLSDEFIRQYDAHNTKK; from the coding sequence ATGAATTTAGACAGCCGTTTATCAAGAGTACTTCATATACTGCTTCATCTTGTCAACGAAGACAAACCAATGAGCTCTCAACATTTCGCGACTATGCTGGGCACTCAATCTGCTGTTATCCGTCGAACAATGACTGGGTTAAATAAAGCTGGTTACATTCGCTCCACAAAAGGGAAAAACGGCGGATGGTCAATCAGTTGTAACTTAGAAAGTGTTACGTTACTCGACATATACCAAGCCCTTGGCGAACCGAAGGTGTTCTCTATTGGGTTTGACAATCACAATCCCAACTGCATCGTAGAAAAGTCTGTCAATACCACTTTGAACGAAGCTCTAAAAGAAGCAGAAGAATTGCTGCTTAAACGTTTGTCACAGGTGACGCTTGCTTCATTAAGTGACGAGTTTATTCGCCAATACGACGCTCATAACACCAAGAAATAG